Proteins encoded together in one Synechococcus sp. BL107 window:
- the queG gene encoding tRNA epoxyqueuosine(34) reductase QueG, with protein sequence MSGQHPDQLRPLSQALKQRAREEGFDPVGIARLPGSPRLQLRTEALQRWLDHGYQADMAWMAAPRRRDASQLLEGAQSLLAVGLNYYVSAESAPGSLKVARYGWGRDYHRVVEQRLRRVGRWLTEQQPNCQWRVCVDASPLLDKAWAEEAGLGWIGKHSNVIHPHRGSWMVIGHLLTTEALQADAPAASLCGRCVACIEACPTDAIREPFVVDAQRCLAFHTIENRDPDLPDAIKTSLGPWIAGCDICQDVCPWNHRDLPSSQDPDMQPRPWLLNVNAKDLQDWDDATWDQQLRGSALRRIKPWMWRRNAAAAQPELPPNL encoded by the coding sequence ATGTCAGGGCAGCACCCAGATCAACTCAGACCCTTGAGCCAAGCTTTGAAACAGCGGGCTAGGGAAGAAGGATTTGATCCGGTTGGAATCGCGCGTCTGCCTGGCAGTCCCCGACTACAGCTGCGAACGGAAGCCTTGCAACGTTGGCTCGATCACGGGTACCAGGCCGATATGGCTTGGATGGCAGCGCCACGCCGACGCGATGCTTCTCAACTTTTAGAGGGGGCACAAAGCCTCTTGGCCGTGGGATTGAACTACTACGTTTCTGCTGAATCAGCCCCAGGATCCCTCAAGGTGGCGCGCTATGGCTGGGGTCGCGATTACCACCGGGTTGTCGAGCAACGTCTACGACGCGTTGGGCGTTGGTTAACCGAACAACAGCCCAACTGCCAATGGCGCGTCTGTGTCGACGCATCGCCCCTATTGGACAAGGCATGGGCGGAAGAAGCTGGACTGGGTTGGATCGGAAAACACAGCAATGTGATCCATCCCCATCGGGGCTCATGGATGGTGATTGGCCACCTCCTGACAACGGAAGCACTCCAGGCGGATGCTCCAGCGGCAAGTCTTTGTGGTCGATGTGTCGCTTGCATCGAAGCCTGCCCCACAGATGCCATCCGCGAACCGTTTGTCGTGGACGCCCAGCGATGCCTGGCGTTTCACACCATCGAAAACCGAGATCCCGATCTTCCGGATGCCATCAAAACGTCTCTGGGCCCATGGATCGCAGGTTGTGATATTTGCCAAGACGTTTGTCCCTGGAACCATCGGGATCTACCGAGCAGTCAAGATCCAGACATGCAACCTCGACCATGGCTTCTCAATGTGAATGCCAAAGACCTTCAGGACTGGGACGATGCCACCTGGGATCAACAGTTGCGGGGGTCGGCTTTACGACGAATCAAACCGTGGATGTGGCGTAGAAATGCTGCTGCAGCACAACCGGAACTGCCTCCTAACCTCTAA
- a CDS encoding tetratricopeptide repeat protein: MLRGIKFKRSLTAALISISSFGLIAPAQALVPYVYLPTEVELSGSSLGIGRTAAQLLQMGQPKEAAQLAALAVRLNPNDERLWTVLAEAQLRSHQLDDASQSLAKAKKINPNNAGLWFAEAAIALRAQQPEEAIPLIQRGLQIDANNAAAYFDLGNARIMQNKFAIALQSFEKATEIKPEFWEALNNQALVLFELGEHDEAIRRWRRVLKLEQNAEPMLALAAALHQKGDENEALSLAKEALSKNPNYVLPMHQKEQLWGSHVRQATANLLREAALASSVERAQANATWKKRQ, from the coding sequence GTGCTTCGAGGAATCAAATTCAAACGAAGCCTGACCGCGGCACTGATCAGCATCAGCAGCTTTGGCCTGATCGCTCCAGCCCAAGCCTTGGTTCCTTACGTCTACCTGCCAACTGAGGTGGAACTCTCCGGATCCTCCCTAGGAATCGGACGAACCGCAGCTCAACTCCTGCAAATGGGCCAACCCAAGGAGGCCGCACAGCTCGCCGCTTTAGCTGTTCGCCTCAATCCCAACGACGAACGCTTATGGACCGTTCTTGCTGAAGCACAACTTCGTAGCCACCAACTGGACGACGCCAGTCAATCTCTTGCGAAAGCCAAAAAAATCAATCCCAACAATGCTGGGCTCTGGTTTGCAGAGGCAGCGATTGCACTGCGAGCGCAACAACCAGAAGAAGCAATTCCACTCATTCAACGCGGATTGCAAATCGACGCAAACAATGCCGCTGCGTATTTCGATCTCGGGAATGCGCGGATCATGCAAAACAAGTTTGCTATCGCTCTGCAATCCTTCGAAAAAGCAACTGAAATCAAGCCGGAATTTTGGGAAGCTCTCAATAATCAAGCCCTTGTTCTGTTTGAACTGGGGGAACATGACGAAGCCATTCGACGATGGCGACGGGTACTCAAGCTGGAGCAGAACGCGGAACCAATGCTGGCTTTAGCTGCAGCGTTACACCAAAAGGGCGACGAGAATGAAGCTCTATCGCTGGCCAAAGAAGCCTTATCCAAAAATCCCAATTACGTTTTGCCGATGCATCAAAAAGAGCAGCTCTGGGGTTCCCATGTGAGACAAGCCACAGCAAACTTGTTGCGTGAAGCAGCACTTGCCAGCAGCGTTGAACGGGCCCAGGCCAATGCCACCTGGAAAAAACGTCAGTGA
- a CDS encoding DNA topoisomerase (ATP-hydrolyzing) subunit A has translation MAEERVQPIALHQEMQRSYLEYAMSVIVGRALPDARDGLKPVQRRILYAMQELGLTPDRPYRKCARVVGDVLGKYHPHGDQAVYDALVRLVQTFASRHPLLDGHGNFGSVDDDPPAAMRYTETRLAPIAHQALLEEIGDDTVDFASNFDGSQQEPTVLPAQLPFLLLNGCSGIAVGMATSIPPHNLGEVVDGLIALIRQPSLSDERLLELIPGPDFPTGGEVLLSSGLQDTYLQGRGSIPMRGVAHTEEVQLGKGRHKRNAVVVTELPYQLSKAGWIEKLAESVNDGKIGGIADIRDESDRDGMRVVVELRRDAEPDKVLKDLQRRTALQSNFGAILLALVNGQPQQLSLRQLLQTFLDYRELTLIRRTSHALRKTEDRLEVVEGLITALNNLQAVIAMIQEAKDAASARASLMVRLDLNERQADAVLAMPLRRLTGLEQESLRQEVDNLREERERLKLLLENRDQLLDAMVGELKTLKKRFSTPRRTRLVEGGDALIAERAASQRPNTELLRQQALAALPGDGRLLIQADGQVKIVTPQVLGRLHFGDPCPLSDAPSPAQVILPIEPPPRLLAISANGRVALVRWEFAGQQPGVLERFLPSGLEGEPIVALAPLPMQESSDLSLGLLSSDGRFKRLPLAEVLDLSGRATSVVKLKDGVQLKAAVICREHHDLILVSDIGRMLRLPINEDVLPLMGRLAQGPMTMRLLPGEQLIGALCPLEPTVVLVSGQGQFARIDLSSIRSSQRGDLGSMAIQITSDTDRITGMTEANGLIGIVSTEQRHGRIDPTTLEITNPGDAFSNQIELHQGEAITVLVPQISG, from the coding sequence ATGGCTGAGGAGCGCGTTCAACCGATCGCCCTGCATCAAGAGATGCAGCGCTCCTACCTGGAATACGCGATGAGTGTGATCGTGGGTCGGGCCTTGCCCGATGCCCGCGACGGTCTCAAGCCGGTGCAGCGTCGAATCCTGTATGCGATGCAAGAACTGGGGTTAACCCCAGATCGGCCCTACAGAAAATGCGCCCGTGTTGTTGGTGATGTTCTCGGGAAATACCACCCCCACGGAGATCAGGCGGTCTACGACGCACTCGTCCGACTGGTTCAAACCTTTGCTAGCCGACATCCTCTCTTGGATGGGCATGGCAATTTCGGATCGGTTGATGATGATCCGCCAGCCGCGATGCGTTACACCGAAACGCGTCTAGCCCCGATTGCCCATCAAGCTCTTCTTGAGGAAATCGGTGATGACACCGTCGACTTTGCGTCGAACTTTGATGGGTCGCAACAAGAACCAACGGTTCTCCCCGCGCAACTCCCATTCCTTCTCCTCAATGGTTGTTCTGGCATCGCCGTCGGCATGGCCACGAGCATTCCACCTCACAATTTGGGTGAGGTTGTAGATGGTCTCATTGCTCTAATTCGACAACCAAGCCTGAGCGATGAGCGTCTTTTAGAACTCATTCCCGGCCCTGATTTTCCAACCGGTGGGGAAGTTTTACTCAGTTCGGGCCTCCAAGACACCTACCTCCAGGGCCGCGGCAGTATTCCCATGCGCGGCGTAGCGCACACAGAAGAGGTGCAACTCGGAAAAGGACGGCACAAACGAAACGCCGTTGTTGTCACCGAACTGCCCTATCAACTCAGCAAAGCGGGCTGGATCGAAAAATTAGCTGAATCGGTGAACGATGGAAAAATTGGCGGTATCGCTGACATCCGTGATGAAAGCGATCGGGATGGCATGCGGGTGGTGGTGGAACTGCGCCGCGATGCAGAACCGGACAAGGTGCTCAAGGACCTCCAACGGCGAACGGCATTGCAGAGCAATTTCGGTGCCATCCTGCTCGCCCTTGTCAACGGTCAGCCCCAGCAACTCTCACTACGGCAACTCCTCCAAACCTTTCTCGACTACAGGGAACTCACCCTGATTCGGCGCACAAGCCACGCCCTGCGCAAAACAGAAGACCGCCTGGAAGTGGTTGAGGGCCTAATCACAGCTCTGAACAACCTTCAAGCCGTGATCGCGATGATCCAAGAAGCGAAAGACGCCGCCTCCGCTCGCGCCAGCTTGATGGTGCGACTGGACCTCAACGAACGCCAAGCTGATGCCGTGTTGGCGATGCCGCTCCGGCGATTAACAGGACTTGAGCAGGAAAGCTTGCGCCAAGAAGTCGACAACCTCCGGGAGGAACGAGAGCGATTGAAATTGCTACTCGAAAACCGAGATCAGTTGCTCGACGCCATGGTTGGGGAACTGAAGACACTGAAAAAACGCTTCTCGACTCCGCGCCGCACTCGGCTGGTAGAAGGCGGCGATGCCTTAATTGCAGAACGAGCGGCAAGTCAACGACCCAACACGGAGCTGCTCCGCCAGCAAGCCCTAGCGGCCCTCCCCGGTGATGGTCGACTGTTGATCCAAGCAGACGGGCAAGTGAAGATCGTGACCCCTCAAGTGCTGGGACGTCTTCATTTTGGTGATCCCTGTCCGCTGAGTGATGCCCCTTCACCAGCGCAGGTGATCCTTCCAATCGAACCGCCGCCGCGACTTCTCGCCATCAGTGCCAATGGTCGTGTTGCCCTGGTGCGTTGGGAATTTGCTGGACAACAACCTGGTGTCTTGGAACGATTCCTTCCCAGCGGGTTGGAAGGTGAACCGATCGTGGCGCTCGCCCCCCTACCAATGCAAGAAAGCAGTGACCTCAGCCTGGGCTTGCTGAGTAGCGATGGACGCTTCAAACGACTGCCACTTGCAGAAGTCTTGGACTTATCCGGACGCGCCACCAGCGTTGTGAAGCTGAAAGACGGCGTGCAACTCAAAGCGGCTGTGATTTGCCGCGAACACCACGATTTGATCTTGGTGAGCGACATCGGTCGAATGCTGCGTCTTCCGATCAATGAAGACGTGCTTCCGCTAATGGGACGACTTGCCCAAGGTCCGATGACCATGCGGTTGCTGCCTGGGGAGCAGCTCATCGGTGCCCTCTGTCCATTGGAACCAACTGTGGTGTTGGTGAGCGGACAAGGTCAGTTCGCACGCATCGATCTCAGCTCCATCCGTTCATCACAACGGGGTGATCTCGGTTCAATGGCCATCCAGATCACAAGCGATACCGATCGAATCACAGGCATGACCGAAGCGAATGGCCTGATCGGCATCGTGTCAACGGAACAACGTCATGGTCGGATTGATCCCACCACCCTTGAAATCACCAATCCAGGTGACGCGTTTTCTAATCAAATCGAACTCCACCAAGGTGAAGCAATCACTGTTTTAGTTCCTCAAATCAGCGGTTAG
- the purF gene encoding amidophosphoribosyltransferase: MQTSDGFLNRRPVQQQQLVAERPDRMEEACGVFAVLAAEQPVANLAYFGLYALQHRGQESAGIAVFNQDKVLLHKDMGLVSQVFDQDVLALMSGDLSIGHNRYSTTGSSRVCNAQPVVLMTRLGAFALAHNGNLVNAKELRVLVDDGKTEFTSTTDSELIAFAVQQAVNGGLDWRSGIEAALKLCQGAFSLVIGTPAGLFAIRDGYGIRPLVFGFLGEQGLGHWVVSSETCGLEIIGARYVDDVQPGELVHFELGSAEPFRKRWSDEPNRLCVFEMIYFARPDSRFFGESLYSYRQRIGRTLAKESAVDADLVIGVPDSGIPAAIGFSQESGIPYADGLIKNRYVGRTFIQPTQAMREAGIRVKLNPLPDVLSGKRIIVIDDSIVRGTTSGKLVVALRDAGATEVHMRISSPPVTHPCFYGIDTDTQDQLIASRLTLEEIKNHLKVDSLAYLSKEGMVEAAKAESGNFCSACFDRNYPIPMDQELLSSKLTLEPSGSTNR, translated from the coding sequence ATGCAGACTTCTGATGGATTTCTGAACAGGCGCCCTGTGCAGCAGCAGCAGCTCGTGGCTGAGCGTCCCGATCGGATGGAAGAAGCGTGTGGAGTCTTTGCTGTTTTGGCGGCAGAGCAACCGGTTGCCAATTTGGCGTATTTCGGTCTTTACGCCCTGCAGCACCGCGGCCAGGAATCTGCTGGTATCGCTGTGTTTAACCAGGACAAAGTGCTTCTGCACAAAGATATGGGTCTGGTGAGCCAGGTGTTTGATCAGGACGTACTGGCTCTGATGTCTGGCGATTTGTCGATTGGCCACAACCGCTATTCGACGACGGGCAGTAGTCGTGTTTGCAATGCCCAGCCGGTGGTGTTAATGACCCGTCTAGGCGCTTTTGCTCTTGCCCATAACGGCAATTTGGTGAATGCCAAAGAGTTGCGCGTGCTGGTGGATGACGGAAAAACAGAATTCACGTCCACAACTGATTCAGAACTGATCGCCTTTGCGGTGCAACAAGCCGTTAATGGGGGTCTTGATTGGCGTTCAGGCATCGAAGCAGCGCTCAAGCTTTGTCAGGGGGCATTCAGCTTGGTGATCGGCACCCCCGCCGGCCTCTTTGCGATCCGTGATGGCTATGGCATTCGCCCTTTGGTGTTTGGGTTTCTTGGAGAGCAAGGCCTTGGCCATTGGGTGGTGAGCAGTGAAACCTGTGGGTTGGAGATCATTGGAGCCCGATATGTAGATGATGTTCAGCCCGGTGAATTAGTGCACTTTGAATTGGGTTCAGCTGAGCCATTTCGGAAGCGTTGGAGTGATGAACCGAATCGGCTTTGTGTGTTTGAAATGATCTATTTTGCGCGCCCGGATAGTCGTTTCTTTGGTGAATCGTTGTATAGCTATCGGCAACGTATTGGTCGCACGCTTGCGAAAGAATCTGCTGTGGACGCTGATTTAGTAATTGGCGTTCCTGATTCTGGAATCCCTGCTGCAATTGGCTTTTCTCAGGAGAGCGGAATTCCTTACGCCGACGGCCTGATTAAGAACCGGTATGTGGGACGTACCTTTATTCAGCCAACACAAGCGATGCGTGAAGCAGGTATCCGGGTCAAGCTCAATCCCCTACCCGATGTGCTCTCTGGAAAGCGAATTATCGTGATTGATGATTCGATCGTGCGGGGAACCACCAGCGGAAAACTCGTCGTTGCGTTGCGTGATGCAGGGGCAACCGAGGTGCATATGCGGATCAGTTCACCTCCGGTGACCCATCCATGTTTTTACGGGATTGATACTGATACCCAGGATCAATTAATTGCTTCTCGCCTTACTTTGGAGGAGATCAAGAACCACCTTAAAGTGGATTCTTTGGCATACCTCAGTAAAGAGGGCATGGTCGAAGCAGCAAAGGCAGAGTCAGGAAATTTCTGCAGCGCTTGTTTCGATCGGAACTATCCCATTCCGATGGATCAGGAATTGTTGTCGAGCAAGTTGACCCTCGAACCGTCTGGATCGACTAACCGCTGA
- the purL gene encoding phosphoribosylformylglycinamidine synthase subunit PurL has translation MVSSSSYDVSAALKQEGLKSTDWDEICRRLGREPNRAELGMFGVMWSEHCCYRNSRPLLSGFPTEGPRILVGPGENAGVVDLGDGHRLAFKIESHNHPSAVEPFQGAATGVGGILRDIFTMGARPIALLNALRFGPLDDIANVGLMEGVVAGIAHYGNCVGVPTVGGEVAFDPSYSGNPLVNAMALGLMETEDIVKSGAIGVGNPVVYVGSTTGRDGMGGASFASAELSADSLDDRPAVQVGDPFLEKGLIEACLEAFDSGDVVAAQDMGAAGLTCSCSEMAAKGGLGVELDLDRVPARESGMTAYEFLLSESQERMLFVVKAGREEPLMQRFRRWGLQAAVVGRVLEEPIVRVLHHGEVAAEVPATALADDTPIEKHALLSEPPVDLQEHWRWTEDQLPALEDPAAALLGLLDDPTIASKRWVHRQYDQQVLANTVVSSGAADAAVIRLRPQQGDGSLKTTPRGVAATVDCPNRWVALDPERGAMAAVAEAARNLSCVGSEPLAITDNLNFPSPETPKGFWQLAMACRGISEACKAFQTPVTGGNVSLYNETRRDDGSLQPIHPTPVIGMVGVVEDINKVTGLGWCHPGDAVVLLGVKPDADRDDRIGLAGSSFQQFTLGTITGRPPRIDFDLERRVQGLVRQAIADGVIASAHDSSDGGLAVALAECSIASGFGVEITLSAGTTSPARLLFAEGGARVVVSVKADQLTRWQTMLTSSSDVSATVLGTVASHGRFQLSFGADSTIDLSVDQLQQVYADALPRRLA, from the coding sequence GTGGTGTCTTCCTCTTCGTATGACGTCTCCGCTGCCCTGAAGCAAGAGGGCTTGAAGTCCACGGACTGGGATGAAATTTGCCGCCGACTGGGTCGGGAGCCCAATCGAGCCGAGTTGGGGATGTTTGGAGTGATGTGGTCTGAGCACTGCTGTTATCGGAATTCACGCCCATTGCTCAGCGGTTTCCCCACCGAGGGGCCGCGCATCTTGGTGGGTCCGGGGGAGAACGCAGGCGTTGTTGATCTTGGAGACGGTCATCGACTTGCTTTCAAAATCGAAAGCCACAACCACCCGTCTGCGGTAGAGCCATTTCAGGGTGCGGCGACTGGGGTTGGCGGAATTTTGCGCGATATTTTCACGATGGGTGCCAGACCGATTGCGTTGCTGAACGCCTTGCGCTTTGGGCCATTGGACGACATCGCCAACGTTGGCTTGATGGAAGGGGTGGTGGCGGGCATTGCCCATTACGGCAATTGCGTAGGCGTTCCCACCGTGGGGGGGGAAGTGGCCTTTGATCCCTCCTATTCGGGGAACCCGTTGGTGAATGCCATGGCCTTGGGTTTGATGGAAACCGAAGACATCGTCAAGTCAGGTGCCATTGGTGTGGGAAATCCCGTGGTGTATGTGGGTAGCACCACAGGGCGCGATGGCATGGGTGGTGCCAGTTTTGCTAGCGCTGAATTAAGTGCTGATTCGCTTGATGATCGACCGGCCGTTCAGGTGGGTGATCCTTTTTTAGAGAAGGGTTTGATTGAGGCTTGTTTAGAAGCTTTCGACAGTGGTGATGTGGTGGCTGCCCAAGATATGGGTGCAGCAGGGTTGACGTGTAGTTGCTCTGAGATGGCTGCCAAGGGTGGCTTGGGGGTTGAACTGGATCTCGATCGGGTACCTGCCCGCGAATCAGGCATGACCGCTTACGAATTCCTGTTGTCCGAATCGCAGGAACGGATGTTGTTTGTGGTGAAAGCTGGTCGGGAAGAACCGTTGATGCAGAGGTTCCGTCGCTGGGGTTTGCAGGCGGCTGTCGTGGGACGGGTGTTGGAAGAGCCCATCGTTCGTGTTCTCCATCACGGAGAGGTGGCCGCTGAGGTGCCTGCTACGGCTCTGGCCGACGACACACCCATTGAGAAGCACGCTTTGCTTTCAGAGCCGCCAGTGGATCTTCAAGAGCACTGGCGTTGGACGGAAGACCAGTTGCCCGCTCTAGAGGATCCTGCAGCCGCTTTGTTGGGACTGCTAGACGATCCCACCATTGCCAGCAAGCGTTGGGTTCATCGCCAATACGACCAGCAAGTGTTAGCCAATACCGTGGTGTCATCTGGAGCTGCCGATGCCGCTGTGATTCGGCTTCGCCCTCAGCAAGGCGATGGTTCCTTGAAGACCACACCGCGTGGTGTGGCTGCCACGGTTGATTGCCCCAATCGCTGGGTGGCACTTGATCCCGAACGGGGTGCCATGGCGGCTGTGGCTGAGGCTGCCCGCAATTTGAGCTGTGTGGGTTCTGAGCCCCTCGCGATTACCGACAATCTCAATTTTCCTTCGCCTGAAACTCCGAAGGGGTTTTGGCAACTGGCCATGGCCTGTCGAGGGATATCTGAGGCCTGCAAGGCTTTTCAGACTCCCGTGACGGGTGGGAACGTCTCGCTGTACAACGAAACTCGCCGCGACGACGGCTCTCTGCAGCCGATTCATCCCACGCCGGTAATTGGGATGGTGGGCGTGGTGGAGGACATCAACAAGGTGACTGGACTCGGTTGGTGTCATCCGGGAGATGCGGTGGTTTTACTCGGTGTAAAACCGGACGCTGATCGGGATGATCGGATTGGATTGGCGGGAAGCAGTTTTCAGCAATTCACTCTGGGAACCATCACCGGCCGGCCACCTCGGATCGATTTTGATTTGGAGCGACGGGTGCAGGGGTTGGTTCGTCAGGCCATTGCAGATGGGGTGATTGCTTCAGCCCACGACAGCAGCGATGGCGGGTTGGCTGTGGCGCTTGCGGAGTGCTCCATTGCATCAGGTTTTGGTGTTGAGATCACCCTGTCAGCAGGAACCACCAGTCCTGCTCGCTTGTTGTTTGCCGAAGGGGGCGCCCGTGTTGTGGTGTCGGTGAAAGCAGATCAGCTGACGCGTTGGCAAACGATGTTGACGTCCAGCTCGGACGTTTCAGCGACGGTTCTGGGAACTGTCGCCTCCCATGGTCGGTTCCAGCTGTCCTTTGGAGCCGACAGCACCATTGATTTATCCGTTGATCAGTTGCAGCAGGTGTACGCCGATGCTCTGCCCCGTCGCCTGGCGTGA
- the dnaN gene encoding DNA polymerase III subunit beta, with translation MKVVCSQSELNAALQLVSRAVATRPTHPVLANVLLTADAGTNRLSLTGFDLNLGIQTSLAASVETSGAITLPARLLGEIVSRLASDSPITLATEESGEQVQLTSLSGSYQMRGLPADDYPELPMVESGMTLKLQPAGLVQALKGTLFASSADEAKQLLTGVHLRFNAKALEAAATDGHRLAVLQVDDALQDAASASDDASEGFAVTLPARSLREVERLMAGWRSEDPVSLFCDRGQVVFLAADQMVTSRTLEGTYPNYGQLIPDGFNRTLALDRRGLIAALERIAVLADQHNNVVKFTSQPDEGVVQISADAQDVGSGSESLAASLTGDAIQIAFNVRYLLDGLKAMGSERVVLHCNAPTTPAVLKPEGDAEAFTYLVMPVQIRS, from the coding sequence ATGAAAGTGGTCTGCTCCCAATCGGAACTGAATGCAGCCCTTCAGCTGGTCAGTCGAGCCGTCGCAACGCGACCAACGCATCCAGTACTCGCCAACGTGTTGCTAACTGCTGACGCAGGAACAAACCGGCTGAGCCTGACTGGTTTTGATTTGAATTTGGGAATTCAGACGTCTCTTGCCGCCAGTGTTGAGACCAGCGGAGCGATCACACTTCCAGCGCGTTTATTGGGCGAGATCGTTTCACGTTTGGCCAGCGACTCACCGATCACCCTCGCAACAGAGGAGTCCGGTGAACAGGTCCAGCTCACCAGCCTCAGTGGCAGCTACCAAATGCGGGGTCTTCCTGCAGACGACTACCCCGAGTTGCCCATGGTGGAAAGCGGGATGACCTTGAAACTTCAACCCGCTGGTTTGGTTCAAGCGTTGAAGGGAACCCTGTTTGCTAGCAGTGCCGACGAAGCAAAACAGCTGCTCACAGGGGTGCATTTGCGCTTCAACGCCAAGGCGCTCGAGGCCGCGGCAACAGATGGTCATCGCCTTGCGGTGCTTCAGGTTGATGACGCTTTGCAAGATGCCGCATCCGCCAGCGACGATGCCTCTGAAGGTTTTGCAGTGACCTTGCCGGCCCGATCATTGCGGGAAGTGGAGCGGTTGATGGCCGGATGGCGTTCCGAAGATCCGGTGAGCTTGTTTTGTGATCGGGGCCAGGTGGTGTTCCTCGCCGCAGATCAAATGGTGACCAGTCGCACGTTGGAGGGCACGTATCCCAATTACGGCCAGCTCATCCCCGATGGGTTTAATCGCACCTTGGCGTTAGATCGTCGCGGTTTAATCGCTGCTCTTGAACGCATTGCTGTCTTGGCCGACCAGCACAACAACGTGGTGAAATTCACCAGTCAGCCTGACGAAGGTGTCGTACAAATCAGTGCTGATGCGCAAGATGTGGGAAGCGGATCTGAGTCTCTTGCTGCCAGCTTGACCGGTGATGCCATTCAAATCGCCTTCAACGTGCGCTACCTGCTGGATGGGTTAAAGGCGATGGGCTCCGAGCGAGTTGTTCTCCATTGCAATGCACCAACGACGCCTGCTGTTCTGAAGCCGGAAGGCGATGCAGAAGCGTTTACTTATCTCGTGATGCCGGTTCAGATCCGTTCCTGA